Proteins from a single region of Bos indicus isolate NIAB-ARS_2022 breed Sahiwal x Tharparkar chromosome 6, NIAB-ARS_B.indTharparkar_mat_pri_1.0, whole genome shotgun sequence:
- the LOC109560125 gene encoding small ribosomal subunit protein eS27-like encodes MPLAKDLLHPSPEEEKRKHKKKRLVQSPNSDFMDVKCPGCYKITTVFSHAQTVVLCVGCSTVLCQPTGGKARLTDGCSLRWKQH; translated from the coding sequence ATGCCTCTCGCAAAGGATCTTCTTCATCCCTCTccagaagaggaaaagaggaaacacAAGAAGAAGCGCCTGGTGCAGAGCCCCAATTCCGATTTCATGGATGTAAAATGCCCAGGATGCTATAAAATCACCACTGTCTTTAGCCACGCACAAACAGTAGTTTTGTGTGTTGGCTGCTCTACCGTCCTCTGTCAGCCTACAGGAGGAAAAGCGAGGCTTACAGATGGATGCTCCCTCAGATGGAAGCAGCACTAA